A window of Actinomadura viridis genomic DNA:
CCGCGTCGGCGCCGCGCAGGTCGTCCGGGCCCGCCGGGGGGATGCCCAGGTCGGCGGGGTCGAAGACGGTCTCGGTGGCGGTCCCCTCGCGCACCACCCACACGGTCGAGGTGCCGGTGGTGGTGAGCTCGTCGAGCCCGTCGTCGCCGCGGAACACCAGCGACGAGCAGCCCCGCTTCGCGAACACGCCCGCCATGACGCCGGCCATGCGGGGGTGGAAGACGCCCACCGCCTGGGTGGTGGTGCGGGCCGGGTTGGTCAGCGGGCCGAGGAAGTTGAAGACCGTCGGCGTCCCCAGCTCGCCGCGGGCCTTGGCGGTGTGCTTGAACGCCGGGTGGTAGATCGGCGCGAAGCAGAAGGCGATCCCGGCCTCCTCGGCCACCCGGGCGGTCAGCTCGGGCGGCAGGTCGATCGCCACGCCCAGGGCCTCCAGGAGGTCCGCGGCGCCGCAGGACGACGTGGCGGCGCGGTTGCCGTGCTTGACGACCTTCACGCCCGCGCCCGCGGCCACCACCGCCGCCATCGTGGAGATGTTGACCGTGTGGGCCCGGTCGCCGCCGGTGCCCACCAGATCGCCGAGGCGGCCCGGGATGTGGATCGGGGTGGCGTTGGCGAGCATGGCCTCGGCCAGCCCGGCCACCTCGTCGACGGTCTCGCCCTTGGCCCGCAGCGCGACGGCGAACCCGGCGATCTGGGCCTCCGTGGCCTCCCCGGCCATGATCTGCCGCATCGCCCAGGCGGTCTCCACGCTCGACAGCGACTCGCC
This region includes:
- the trpD gene encoding anthranilate phosphoribosyltransferase, with translation MDARTSWPALLNALLDGESLSSVETAWAMRQIMAGEATEAQIAGFAVALRAKGETVDEVAGLAEAMLANATPIHIPGRLGDLVGTGGDRAHTVNISTMAAVVAAGAGVKVVKHGNRAATSSCGAADLLEALGVAIDLPPELTARVAEEAGIAFCFAPIYHPAFKHTAKARGELGTPTVFNFLGPLTNPARTTTQAVGVFHPRMAGVMAGVFAKRGCSSLVFRGDDGLDELTTTGTSTVWVVREGTATETVFDPADLGIPPAGPDDLRGADAEFNARVARGVFAGEPGPVRDMVLLNAAALMVAHDGTPPADGLTEALRAAYARAAGVIDEGAASATLDTWVKASQALRP